One Phycisphaeraceae bacterium genomic window carries:
- a CDS encoding GNAT family N-acetyltransferase, giving the protein MDTAPLYVIRGARTDDDLRQILDLQGANIRETLDENERASQGFVSLRHDLGLLREMNEPWPHVIATTTGDRGEEVVAYALVMLERFRGRLPLLDPMFERFDTIAFRGRPLHDWRWYMMGQICVAKAHRGRGLVERLYEGHRAQMASSFDLTVTEIDIANTRSMRAHARAGFEVLDEYRSDDGREWAVIGMGMRG; this is encoded by the coding sequence ATGGACACAGCGCCCCTGTATGTGATCCGTGGTGCGAGAACGGACGACGACCTGCGCCAGATCCTCGACCTGCAGGGCGCGAACATCCGCGAGACGCTCGACGAAAATGAGCGCGCGTCGCAGGGCTTCGTGTCGTTGCGGCACGACCTGGGGTTGTTGCGCGAGATGAACGAACCGTGGCCGCACGTCATCGCAACGACGACCGGCGATCGCGGCGAGGAGGTCGTCGCCTACGCGCTCGTCATGCTCGAGCGGTTCCGGGGGAGACTGCCGCTGCTTGACCCGATGTTCGAACGCTTCGACACGATCGCGTTCCGGGGGCGCCCGCTGCACGACTGGCGCTGGTACATGATGGGCCAGATCTGCGTCGCCAAGGCCCATCGCGGACGCGGCCTCGTCGAGCGCCTCTACGAGGGCCACCGCGCGCAGATGGCGTCGTCGTTCGACCTCACGGTGACCGAGATCGACATCGCCAACACTCGCTCGATGCGCGCGCACGCCCGCGCGGGCTTCGAGGTCCTGGACGAGTACCGCTCCGACGACGGGCGCGAGTGGGCGGTGATCGGGATGGGGATGCGCGGGTGA
- a CDS encoding APC family permease — translation MHSPATTPEPLVRRLGLWALWLLVINGMIGAGIFGIPAEAERLAGAFSPWIFALCALLIAPIMLCFAQLSSRFSGTGGPVLYVSTAFGPFAGFQIGWAFYIARLTAFAANLNLLVVTIGHFWPDGLGPATRLGMLFAICASMTWVNIVGAKAAMRSLGALTVLKLFPLIALAGVGLFSLDREVFASVASPPSTSDLGAAALLAIYAFVGFESGVVPGGEAKNPRRDMPRALLLALAVATGVYVLVQVATQRLLPDLASSERPIVDAGGALLGPTGALLVVLAVIASVGGNLMGSMFSTPRVTYRLALDGQLPRAFGAVHATHNTPWVSVLVYGGASFALAATGSFAWLAVMSVFTRLLIYIACIAAMPRVARLTPDTPDRIRIPGGPAVPLLAMLVCVALLTRVSAASVAATAWLIAAGTLLFAVAGWRARRDGV, via the coding sequence ATGCACTCCCCCGCCACGACGCCAGAACCCCTCGTCCGACGCCTGGGCCTCTGGGCGCTGTGGCTGCTCGTCATCAACGGGATGATCGGCGCGGGCATCTTCGGGATCCCGGCGGAGGCGGAGCGCCTCGCGGGCGCGTTCAGCCCGTGGATCTTCGCGCTGTGCGCGCTGCTCATCGCGCCGATCATGCTGTGCTTCGCGCAGCTCTCGAGCCGTTTCAGCGGGACGGGCGGGCCGGTGCTGTATGTGTCGACGGCCTTCGGGCCCTTCGCAGGGTTCCAGATCGGGTGGGCCTTCTACATCGCGCGCCTCACGGCGTTCGCGGCGAACCTGAACCTGCTCGTCGTCACGATCGGCCATTTCTGGCCCGACGGGCTCGGCCCGGCGACGCGACTCGGCATGCTCTTCGCCATCTGCGCGTCGATGACCTGGGTGAACATCGTCGGCGCGAAGGCGGCGATGCGCTCCCTCGGCGCGCTGACGGTGCTGAAGCTCTTCCCGCTCATCGCGCTGGCGGGCGTCGGGCTTTTCTCGCTCGACCGCGAAGTCTTTGCATCGGTCGCCTCTCCCCCGAGCACCTCGGACCTTGGCGCCGCGGCGCTGCTGGCGATCTACGCGTTCGTGGGGTTCGAGTCGGGCGTGGTTCCGGGCGGCGAAGCGAAGAACCCCCGGCGCGACATGCCGCGCGCGCTGCTGCTTGCCCTCGCGGTCGCGACCGGGGTGTATGTGCTCGTGCAGGTCGCGACGCAGCGCCTGCTGCCCGACCTCGCGTCGTCGGAGCGTCCGATCGTCGACGCCGGCGGCGCGCTGCTGGGCCCGACCGGCGCGCTGCTGGTGGTGCTCGCGGTCATCGCGTCGGTGGGCGGGAACCTGATGGGCTCGATGTTCTCGACGCCGCGTGTGACCTACCGGCTCGCGCTCGACGGGCAGCTCCCCCGCGCGTTCGGCGCTGTGCACGCGACGCACAACACGCCCTGGGTGTCCGTTCTTGTCTACGGCGGTGCGTCGTTCGCCCTCGCCGCGACGGGCAGCTTCGCCTGGCTCGCGGTGATGAGCGTGTTCACGCGTCTGCTGATCTACATCGCCTGCATCGCCGCCATGCCGCGGGTCGCTCGCCTGACGCCCGACACGCCCGACCGTATCAGAATCCCGGGCGGTCCGGCGGTCCCGCTGCTGGCGATGCTGGTGTGCGTCGCGCTGCTGACGCGCGTGAGCGCGGCGTCGGTGGCGGCAACGGCGTGGCTGATCGCGGCGGGCACGCTGCTTTTCGCTGTGGCGGGATGGAGAGCCCGCCGCGACGGCGTGTGA
- a CDS encoding sugar phosphate isomerase/epimerase, producing MNDSHSLGVCSWSLRPRSARDLASLVRACGLLRVQLALDPIRLGLDGWSERETRSALEGEGIAVVSGMMAPAREDYSTLETIRATGGLRPDHTWAENLDAARENAAIAKRLGLSLVTLHAGCVPEDASDPQRATMLSRLRAVCEAFAREGVRVAFETGQDSPRTMLGIVEALEDFGAGVNFDPANGILYASAEPISAIRDLAPFVRQIHLKDAIASPTPGEWGTEVRAGSGEVPWENFFAFVRERLPGVPVVIEREAGEQRVDDVRAGAELARRMLEVAP from the coding sequence GTGAACGATTCACACTCACTCGGCGTCTGCAGCTGGTCGTTGCGCCCGCGGTCCGCCCGCGACCTCGCGTCGCTCGTGCGAGCGTGCGGCCTCTTGCGCGTGCAGCTCGCGCTGGACCCGATCCGTCTCGGCCTCGACGGCTGGTCCGAGCGCGAGACGCGATCGGCCCTTGAGGGCGAAGGAATCGCCGTGGTTTCGGGCATGATGGCCCCGGCGCGCGAGGACTACTCAACCCTCGAGACAATCCGCGCAACCGGCGGGCTGCGACCCGACCACACGTGGGCCGAGAACCTCGACGCGGCGCGCGAGAACGCCGCGATCGCGAAGCGCCTCGGCCTCTCACTCGTCACCCTGCACGCCGGCTGCGTCCCGGAGGACGCGAGCGACCCGCAGCGAGCGACGATGCTCTCACGTCTGCGAGCGGTCTGCGAGGCCTTCGCGCGAGAAGGCGTCCGTGTCGCCTTCGAGACAGGGCAGGATTCTCCCCGCACGATGCTCGGGATCGTTGAGGCGCTCGAGGACTTCGGCGCGGGCGTCAACTTCGACCCGGCGAACGGAATCCTGTACGCGAGCGCCGAGCCCATCAGCGCGATCCGCGATCTCGCGCCGTTCGTGCGCCAGATCCATCTCAAGGACGCCATCGCGTCGCCAACCCCGGGCGAGTGGGGGACCGAGGTCCGCGCCGGCAGCGGCGAGGTCCCCTGGGAGAACTTCTTCGCGTTCGTGCGCGAGCGACTGCCCGGCGTCCCCGTCGTGATCGAGCGAGAAGCGGGGGAGCAGCGCGTCGACGATGTCCGCGCCGGCGCGGAGCTCGCCCGCCGCATGCTGGAGGTCGCGCCGTGA
- a CDS encoding Gfo/Idh/MocA family oxidoreductase, with protein MSEHRTIGVGVVGMGFMGWRHVEAYDAAARHGFACAVVAVCDPSEEKRRAPSTGGNISSTIAAAPPTRDFAGHACLDDMLADERVDLVSVCTHTESHVDIALQALRAGKHVLVEKPVALRAEAVRPLADAARGAKTLCMPAHCMRFWPGWDWLRDAIASGEHGRVLSATFLREGAAPGWASHFYSDTTRSGGALGDFHIHDADFIRWALGKPDEVCCAGDDRHVTTLYRFGSGGPAHVSAEAGWTRAHGAGFRMRYTVDFERATAEFEMGREPVLTLSDEHGAREIEIPDGTGYDHEIRHIVGAIAQGRRDLRVTMDDALATAELLDAERESRDSGRWVSL; from the coding sequence GTGAGCGAGCATCGCACGATCGGCGTGGGCGTCGTCGGCATGGGCTTTATGGGCTGGCGCCACGTCGAGGCCTACGACGCGGCGGCGCGACACGGATTCGCCTGCGCCGTCGTCGCGGTGTGCGATCCATCCGAAGAGAAACGCCGCGCTCCGTCGACCGGCGGCAACATCTCGTCGACGATAGCCGCCGCGCCGCCGACGCGCGATTTCGCGGGCCACGCGTGCCTCGACGACATGCTCGCCGATGAACGCGTCGACCTCGTGAGCGTCTGCACCCACACCGAGAGCCACGTCGATATCGCGCTGCAGGCCCTGCGCGCCGGCAAGCACGTTCTTGTCGAGAAGCCCGTCGCGCTCCGCGCCGAGGCGGTTCGGCCACTCGCCGACGCCGCCCGCGGCGCAAAGACCCTCTGCATGCCGGCGCACTGCATGCGGTTCTGGCCCGGGTGGGACTGGCTGCGCGACGCGATCGCGTCGGGCGAGCACGGGCGCGTCCTGTCGGCGACGTTCCTGCGAGAGGGCGCGGCGCCCGGCTGGGCGAGCCACTTCTACAGCGACACGACCCGCAGCGGCGGCGCGCTCGGTGACTTTCACATCCACGACGCGGACTTCATCCGCTGGGCTCTGGGCAAGCCCGACGAAGTCTGCTGCGCGGGCGACGACCGGCATGTCACCACGCTCTACCGGTTCGGCAGCGGCGGCCCGGCGCATGTCAGCGCCGAAGCCGGCTGGACCCGGGCGCACGGCGCGGGCTTCCGAATGCGATACACCGTTGATTTCGAGCGCGCCACCGCCGAGTTCGAGATGGGGCGCGAGCCCGTGCTCACCCTCTCCGACGAGCATGGCGCCCGAGAGATCGAGATCCCGGACGGGACCGGCTACGACCACGAGATCCGCCACATCGTCGGCGCGATCGCCCAGGGCCGGCGCGACCTGCGCGTCACCATGGACGACGCGCTGGCGACCGCGGAGCTCCTCGACGCCGAGCGGGAAAGCCGCGACTCCGGTCGCTGGGTGTCGCTCTGA
- a CDS encoding DUF1080 domain-containing protein: MTRFALAVAGIVASASLAACARQPNSLTRAEESAGWVLLFDGESTEHFRGYRRPEFPTQGWAVVDGTLRRVAGPSGGDIATRGQYGDFEFVCEWLVTPGANSGIIYRSTEDKGSSWETGFEFQILDDGAHRDGSTPKTRAGSLYDLVAPSRDVVRPAGEWNEARIVARGDHLRHYLNGVLIVDIRLDSDEYRAAHATSKWPGMADFGKRPKGHIVLQDHGDEVWFRNIRVRELR; encoded by the coding sequence ATGACACGCTTCGCCCTTGCCGTCGCCGGGATCGTCGCCTCCGCCTCGCTCGCCGCGTGCGCGAGACAGCCGAACTCACTGACGCGAGCCGAGGAGTCGGCTGGCTGGGTGCTCCTGTTCGACGGCGAGTCGACGGAGCATTTCCGCGGCTATCGCAGGCCGGAGTTCCCCACGCAGGGCTGGGCGGTCGTGGACGGCACGCTCCGGCGCGTCGCCGGGCCTTCTGGGGGCGACATCGCGACGCGCGGGCAGTACGGGGACTTCGAGTTCGTCTGCGAATGGCTCGTCACGCCCGGCGCCAACAGCGGGATCATCTACCGCTCGACCGAGGACAAGGGCAGCTCGTGGGAGACGGGCTTCGAGTTCCAGATCCTCGACGACGGGGCCCATCGCGACGGGTCAACGCCGAAGACTCGCGCGGGGTCGCTCTACGACCTCGTCGCGCCCTCGCGGGATGTCGTCCGCCCGGCGGGCGAGTGGAACGAGGCGAGGATCGTGGCGCGGGGCGACCACCTTCGCCACTATCTCAACGGCGTGCTGATCGTCGACATCCGCCTCGACAGCGACGAGTACCGCGCCGCGCACGCGACGAGCAAGTGGCCGGGCATGGCGGACTTCGGCAAGCGTCCGAAGGGCCACATCGTGCTCCAGGACCACGGCGACGAGGTGTGGTTCCGCAACATCCGCGTGCGCGAGCTGCGCTGA
- a CDS encoding sugar phosphate isomerase/epimerase, which translates to MTERSLTRREAIGACLSAGAAIALGACASRAARTGSREPLYTISLAQWSYHRAVHSGTMTTMDFPGIALREHGIDAVEYVSTLFPRKDLAAEAKELRARCDDLRVRSLLIMVDAEGALGDPDRDARARAVENHRKWLEAASALGCHSIRVNAESRGTPDEQERLAADGLRALCERAEPFGLDVVVENHWGLSSTAPWLMAVMRRVDHPRVGTLPDFGNFDPKVQDRYDAVRAMMPLARAVSAKSNDFDPQGNESTTDYLHMLRIVADSGYRGRVGIEYEGSRLAERDGIDATKRLLERVRDTLQRENTYA; encoded by the coding sequence GTGACGGAGCGATCGCTGACACGACGCGAGGCGATCGGGGCGTGCCTGAGCGCGGGCGCGGCGATCGCGCTGGGCGCGTGCGCGTCGCGCGCGGCTCGCACCGGTTCGCGCGAGCCGCTGTACACGATCTCGCTGGCGCAGTGGTCGTATCATCGCGCCGTGCATTCGGGCACGATGACCACGATGGACTTTCCAGGAATCGCGCTCCGCGAGCACGGCATCGACGCGGTCGAGTATGTCAGCACGCTCTTCCCTCGGAAGGATCTCGCGGCGGAGGCGAAAGAACTCCGCGCACGCTGCGACGATCTTCGCGTGCGCTCGCTGCTGATCATGGTCGACGCCGAGGGCGCGCTGGGTGATCCGGACCGCGACGCGAGAGCCCGCGCCGTGGAGAACCACCGGAAGTGGCTCGAGGCCGCGTCGGCCCTGGGTTGTCACTCGATCCGCGTGAACGCCGAGAGCCGGGGGACGCCCGACGAGCAGGAGCGCCTCGCCGCCGACGGGCTGCGCGCGCTGTGCGAGCGCGCCGAGCCGTTCGGTCTGGATGTCGTCGTCGAGAACCACTGGGGGCTGTCGTCGACGGCGCCGTGGCTCATGGCCGTGATGCGCCGGGTCGATCACCCGCGCGTCGGCACGCTGCCCGACTTCGGCAACTTCGACCCGAAGGTGCAGGACCGCTACGACGCGGTCCGCGCGATGATGCCCCTCGCCCGCGCGGTGAGCGCGAAATCCAACGACTTCGACCCGCAGGGAAACGAGTCGACCACCGACTATCTGCACATGCTTCGGATCGTCGCCGACTCCGGGTATCGCGGTCGCGTCGGGATCGAGTACGAAGGGTCGCGCCTCGCCGAGCGAGACGGGATCGACGCCACGAAACGCCTGCTCGAGCGGGTCCGAGACACACTCCAGCGAGAGAACACCTACGCATGA
- a CDS encoding Gfo/Idh/MocA family oxidoreductase, giving the protein MTEQSRREFLIQSAGALAAFAIVPNLDALAAQQAAAGGGGGGGAPLGVALVGAGRQGRAILGELAKIEGVRVVAVCDDDESRMNAGVRRVQGAKGYTDHRAMLDGSPDAKAVIVATPTHLHRQIATDALSAGRHVYCEAPLAHTLEDARAIALASKNAPALVFASGLEARSNPIYQLARSFYRSDSVRDAVAIEAQHFQKTSWRFPSPNPARERAVNWRLDPEVSLGLPGEFGVHQFDVALWYTDRFPTSVVGGGGVMLHDDGRSVLDTTFNTLRFDRGLYMHHQASLANSFEGRHEILRGSNAAIKLAWTAAWMFKEADAPTQGWEVYANRQQFHNEEGITLIADATKLASQGKLKEGVGLPNPPLYYSLSDFVASVREGKPAVCNAADGLRATVVAIHAARAAANGVEQTIDPAHYQI; this is encoded by the coding sequence ATGACCGAGCAGAGCAGACGCGAATTCCTCATCCAGAGCGCCGGCGCCCTCGCGGCGTTCGCGATCGTTCCGAACCTCGACGCCCTCGCGGCGCAGCAGGCCGCGGCCGGGGGCGGGGGCGGGGGCGGCGCCCCGCTCGGCGTCGCGCTCGTGGGCGCCGGGCGACAGGGCAGGGCCATCCTCGGCGAACTCGCGAAGATCGAGGGCGTGCGCGTCGTCGCGGTCTGCGACGACGACGAGTCGCGCATGAACGCCGGCGTGCGGCGGGTGCAGGGCGCGAAGGGCTACACCGATCACCGCGCGATGCTCGACGGCTCGCCCGACGCGAAGGCGGTCATCGTCGCGACGCCCACGCACCTGCACCGCCAGATCGCGACCGACGCGCTCAGCGCCGGCAGGCATGTCTACTGCGAGGCGCCCCTGGCGCACACGCTCGAGGACGCCCGCGCGATCGCGCTGGCGTCAAAGAACGCGCCGGCGCTCGTCTTCGCGTCGGGGCTCGAGGCGCGCTCGAACCCGATCTACCAGCTCGCGAGGTCGTTCTATCGCTCGGACTCGGTGCGCGACGCGGTCGCGATCGAGGCGCAGCACTTCCAGAAGACCTCGTGGCGGTTCCCCTCTCCCAACCCGGCGCGCGAGCGCGCCGTGAACTGGCGGCTCGACCCCGAGGTCTCGCTCGGCCTGCCCGGCGAGTTCGGCGTGCACCAGTTCGATGTGGCGCTGTGGTACACGGACCGCTTCCCGACCTCGGTGGTCGGCGGCGGCGGGGTGATGCTCCACGACGACGGGCGCAGCGTGCTCGACACCACCTTCAACACGCTTCGATTCGACCGCGGGCTGTACATGCACCACCAGGCGTCGCTCGCGAACTCCTTCGAGGGGCGGCATGAGATCCTGCGAGGCAGCAACGCGGCGATCAAGCTCGCGTGGACCGCCGCGTGGATGTTCAAGGAGGCCGACGCGCCCACGCAGGGCTGGGAGGTCTACGCGAACCGCCAGCAGTTCCACAACGAGGAGGGCATCACGCTGATCGCCGACGCGACGAAACTCGCCTCCCAGGGCAAACTCAAGGAGGGCGTCGGCCTCCCGAACCCGCCCCTGTACTACTCGCTGTCGGACTTCGTCGCGAGCGTGCGCGAGGGCAAGCCCGCGGTCTGCAACGCCGCCGACGGGCTGCGCGCGACGGTCGTGGCTATCCACGCTGCAAGGGCCGCCGCGAACGGCGTCGAGCAGACCATTGACCCGGCCCACTACCAGATCTGA
- a CDS encoding FAD:protein FMN transferase has product MTLLLATNALGTRVELALDGPETPALRAVGEEAIDEILHWHERLSLYQAHSFLSHLNREASSRAVALDDDLFSLLALCDRVHRESAGAFDPTVETNGEAAGWASLVALDDASRSVRFARTGVRLDLGGVAKGFALDRAAGRLRDHGVGSALLHAGTSGVIVIGDSPRTIGVRSARGVEAVSLANESLCVSAPRGRAEGEWSHILDPTDSTSSRGADTALAIGPECAEADAWATALVVLGGRPETAPARVRTGVHDGQGWTTHGIHFSPASEAA; this is encoded by the coding sequence ATGACGCTGCTGCTCGCCACCAACGCGCTCGGGACACGGGTCGAGCTGGCCCTCGACGGGCCGGAAACGCCCGCGCTGCGCGCCGTGGGCGAAGAGGCCATCGACGAGATCCTGCACTGGCACGAGCGGCTCTCGCTGTATCAGGCCCACTCGTTCCTCTCGCACCTCAACCGCGAGGCGTCGTCGCGCGCCGTCGCGCTCGACGACGACCTGTTCTCGCTGCTCGCCCTGTGCGACCGCGTCCACCGTGAGTCGGCCGGCGCGTTCGACCCGACGGTCGAGACCAACGGGGAGGCGGCCGGCTGGGCCTCGCTGGTCGCGCTGGACGACGCCTCACGCTCGGTCCGGTTCGCGCGCACGGGCGTCCGGCTCGACCTGGGGGGCGTGGCCAAGGGGTTCGCGCTCGACCGCGCGGCGGGCCGGCTGCGCGACCACGGCGTCGGCTCTGCGTTGCTGCACGCCGGGACGAGCGGCGTGATCGTGATCGGCGATTCGCCGCGCACGATCGGGGTGCGCAGCGCGCGCGGCGTCGAGGCGGTGAGTCTCGCGAACGAGTCGCTGTGCGTGTCCGCCCCGCGCGGGCGGGCCGAGGGCGAGTGGTCGCACATCCTCGATCCCACGGACTCGACATCCTCGCGTGGCGCGGACACCGCGCTGGCGATCGGCCCGGAGTGCGCCGAGGCAGACGCCTGGGCGACGGCGCTCGTCGTGCTCGGGGGCAGGCCCGAGACCGCGCCGGCGCGTGTGCGCACCGGCGTGCACGACGGGCAGGGCTGGACAACCCACGGCATCCACTTCTCACCCGCTTCGGAGGCGGCATGA
- a CDS encoding Gfo/Idh/MocA family oxidoreductase, with protein MPDRHDHQNSPIDPSRRGFVLAAAAGLASTGALLSACASSDSAGASLSGPAPRAKARTPLKDSEPVRMVVIGTGGMGTGHCDAFISLTKQNKMNVRIVGVADVCQSHLDRAAKRCRDGQPGVEVQATRDYRELLTRPDVHAVLIASPEHWHEKHATDALLAGKDVYLEKPMTLHLNEALRLRRVVQANPDLRLQVGTQMTNLPKYHAARKMIEDGTIGTVVSSQTSYCRNSKDGEWNYYGLDPNWQPGVNLDWDEWCGPLGPAKWDPLVFARWRRYKKYSTGILGDLLVHVMTPMLVAIEPGWPTRVVATGGHLVDKAMENHDQVNITIEFEDGQTMVLAGSTCNEVGLETMIRGHKGNIYLGGRNCVMRPERIYADDLDEETVICPDIGNDQDLHRMKFIECVRTRAQPDSDIEQGTKVMVMVDLATRSMWEGGAFAFDPRTMTARRL; from the coding sequence ATGCCCGACCGTCACGACCACCAGAACTCACCGATCGATCCTTCCCGTCGCGGCTTCGTGCTGGCCGCCGCCGCCGGGCTCGCGAGCACCGGGGCGCTGCTCTCGGCGTGCGCGTCGTCGGACTCTGCGGGCGCGTCCCTCTCCGGCCCGGCGCCGCGCGCGAAGGCGCGGACGCCCCTGAAGGACAGCGAGCCGGTGCGCATGGTCGTCATCGGGACCGGCGGCATGGGCACGGGCCACTGCGACGCGTTCATCTCACTGACGAAGCAGAACAAGATGAATGTGCGCATCGTGGGCGTCGCGGATGTGTGCCAGTCGCACCTCGACCGCGCCGCGAAGCGCTGCCGCGATGGGCAGCCGGGCGTCGAGGTGCAGGCGACGCGCGACTACCGCGAGCTGCTGACTCGACCCGATGTCCACGCCGTCCTCATCGCGTCGCCCGAGCACTGGCACGAGAAGCACGCCACCGACGCGCTGCTCGCCGGCAAGGATGTCTACCTCGAAAAGCCCATGACCCTGCACCTGAACGAGGCGCTGCGCCTCCGGCGCGTCGTGCAGGCCAACCCCGACCTGCGCCTGCAGGTCGGCACCCAGATGACCAACCTGCCCAAGTACCACGCGGCGAGGAAGATGATCGAGGACGGCACGATCGGGACCGTCGTCTCGAGCCAGACCTCGTACTGTCGCAACTCGAAGGACGGGGAGTGGAACTACTACGGGCTCGACCCGAACTGGCAGCCCGGCGTGAACCTGGACTGGGACGAGTGGTGCGGCCCGCTGGGCCCGGCGAAATGGGACCCGCTCGTGTTCGCGCGCTGGCGCCGCTACAAGAAGTATTCCACCGGCATCCTGGGAGACCTGCTCGTGCACGTGATGACGCCGATGCTCGTCGCGATCGAGCCGGGCTGGCCCACGCGCGTCGTCGCGACCGGGGGCCACCTCGTCGACAAGGCGATGGAGAACCACGACCAGGTCAACATCACCATCGAGTTCGAGGACGGCCAGACCATGGTGCTCGCCGGCTCGACCTGCAACGAGGTCGGCCTCGAGACGATGATCCGGGGCCACAAGGGCAACATCTATCTGGGCGGGCGAAACTGCGTGATGCGCCCCGAGCGCATCTACGCCGACGACCTCGACGAGGAGACCGTGATCTGCCCCGACATCGGCAACGACCAGGACCTGCACCGCATGAAGTTCATCGAGTGCGTGCGAACCCGTGCCCAGCCCGACAGCGACATCGAGCAGGGAACCAAGGTCATGGTCATGGTCGACCTCGCGACGCGTTCTATGTGGGAGGGCGGCGCGTTCGCGTTCGACCCGCGCACCATGACGGCTCGGCGGCTGTGA
- a CDS encoding MFS transporter, with product MSQPQPSPGPTVAPPFVRTRLSVMMLLQYAIWGAWLPLLWPFLSTHRGFTPGQIGDMFAVGALGAIFAPFIAGQIADRWFSTEKLLGISHILGGVLVWQLARLETYYAFLAFSLAYSLIYSPTLSLANSLSFHNLANRDRDFGKVRLWGTVGWVLVGIGIGQWLLRRHTPVDVDAATVLATQAAGMADAFRLSAILGIAMGVYCFTLPKTPPVRAEKKNATVKALSQIRFNPLLMLFLLAIPISCIHQFYFVHTASFLGQFQVRAASTINSVFGVGGGGLMTIGQIAEIMVLAAMPVVALKLSRKSLLGIGILAYAARMALFAYVDPIAASTGIAPVAILVLGIAMHGLCFGCFVFIAFMVVDEETTPDVRASAQSLFSLILFGIGIIVGSKVAGYVADLATTESGALDYTRLFSYPMWGALACFAVLVAFYPRRSPRRGMPTPIPETPVPSPTHAAAS from the coding sequence ATGTCCCAGCCCCAACCCTCGCCCGGCCCCACGGTTGCGCCGCCCTTCGTGCGCACGCGCCTCAGCGTGATGATGCTGCTGCAGTACGCGATCTGGGGCGCGTGGCTGCCGCTGCTGTGGCCCTTCCTCAGCACGCACCGAGGGTTCACGCCGGGGCAGATCGGGGACATGTTCGCCGTCGGCGCGCTGGGCGCGATCTTCGCGCCCTTCATCGCCGGGCAGATCGCCGACCGCTGGTTCTCGACCGAGAAGCTCCTGGGGATCAGCCACATCCTCGGGGGCGTGCTCGTCTGGCAACTCGCCCGGCTCGAGACCTATTACGCTTTCCTCGCCTTCTCGCTCGCCTACTCGCTCATCTATTCCCCGACCCTCTCCCTCGCCAACTCGCTGTCGTTCCACAACCTGGCCAACCGCGATCGCGACTTCGGCAAGGTGCGTCTGTGGGGCACGGTGGGCTGGGTGCTCGTGGGCATCGGCATCGGGCAGTGGCTGCTGCGCAGGCACACGCCGGTGGATGTCGACGCCGCGACGGTGCTCGCGACGCAGGCCGCCGGCATGGCCGACGCGTTCCGTCTCAGCGCGATCCTCGGGATCGCGATGGGCGTGTACTGCTTCACGCTGCCGAAGACCCCGCCCGTGCGCGCCGAGAAGAAGAACGCCACGGTGAAGGCCCTCTCGCAGATCCGTTTCAACCCCCTGCTGATGCTGTTCCTGCTCGCGATCCCGATCTCGTGCATCCATCAGTTCTACTTCGTGCACACCGCGAGCTTCCTCGGACAGTTCCAGGTCCGCGCCGCCTCGACCATCAACAGCGTCTTCGGCGTCGGGGGCGGCGGGCTGATGACCATCGGCCAGATCGCCGAGATCATGGTTCTCGCCGCGATGCCCGTCGTCGCCCTGAAACTCTCGCGCAAGTCGCTCCTCGGGATCGGCATCCTCGCCTACGCGGCGCGCATGGCGCTCTTCGCGTACGTCGACCCCATCGCCGCCTCGACCGGGATCGCGCCCGTCGCGATCCTCGTGCTGGGCATCGCGATGCACGGGTTGTGCTTCGGCTGCTTCGTGTTCATCGCCTTCATGGTGGTCGACGAGGAAACCACGCCCGATGTGCGCGCCAGCGCGCAGTCGCTGTTCAGTCTCATCCTCTTCGGGATCGGGATCATCGTGGGGAGCAAGGTCGCAGGGTATGTCGCGGACCTCGCGACAACCGAGAGCGGCGCCCTCGACTACACGAGACTGTTCTCGTATCCCATGTGGGGCGCACTCGCGTGCTTCGCGGTCTTGGTCGCGTTCTATCCGCGGCGCAGCCCTCGTCGCGGCATGCCCACGCCGATCCCGGAAACGCCAGTCCCTTCCCCCACCCACGCCGCAGCGTCCTGA